The proteins below come from a single Streptomyces sp. MRC013 genomic window:
- a CDS encoding transposase family protein, producing the protein MVTYVAMLDVPRHVVEYVARLLAGHRRRIGTPKGSRALSPFRQAVFVLRWFREAGCVHCLARDAGISQATGYRYLHEAIDVLADQAPELHEVLDRCRARQMSHVVLDGTLVSCDRVAGTTEKGNDLWYSGKARHFAGNIQFVAAPDGTPLWVSDVEPGSVHDLRAARIHALPALYAAARAGLPTLADVGYTGAGKGIHTPFRPHPDIASPLAPDNRAHNRLLRGIRALGERAAAELKQRWRALQHVTLSPSRIGRIAQAALVLNNSWK; encoded by the coding sequence TTGGTCACCTATGTTGCCATGCTCGACGTCCCGCGCCACGTGGTGGAATACGTGGCCCGGCTGCTGGCCGGCCACCGCCGCCGGATCGGCACCCCGAAGGGCTCCCGGGCGTTGAGCCCGTTCCGGCAGGCCGTCTTCGTGCTGCGCTGGTTCCGCGAGGCCGGCTGCGTGCACTGCCTGGCCCGCGATGCGGGAATCTCGCAGGCCACCGGCTACCGCTACCTCCACGAGGCAATCGACGTCCTGGCCGACCAGGCCCCCGAGCTGCATGAGGTGCTGGACCGCTGCCGCGCGCGGCAGATGAGCCACGTGGTGCTGGACGGCACCCTGGTCTCCTGCGACCGTGTCGCCGGGACTACCGAGAAGGGCAACGACCTGTGGTACTCCGGCAAGGCTCGGCACTTCGCCGGGAACATCCAGTTCGTGGCCGCACCCGACGGCACCCCGCTGTGGGTCTCCGACGTCGAACCCGGATCCGTCCACGACCTGCGTGCCGCCCGCATCCATGCCCTGCCCGCCTTGTACGCGGCGGCCCGCGCCGGTCTGCCGACGCTGGCCGACGTCGGCTACACCGGCGCCGGCAAGGGCATCCACACCCCGTTCCGTCCGCACCCCGACATCGCTTCCCCGCTCGCGCCGGACAACCGCGCCCACAACCGGCTCCTGCGCGGCATCCGGGCCCTGGGCGAACGGGCCGCCGCTGAACTCAAGCAGCGCTGGCGCGCGCTGCAGCACGTCACGCTCAGCCCCAGCCGGATCGGACGCATCGCCCAAGCCGCACTCGTCCTCAACAACTCATGGAAGTGA